One region of Acidobacteriota bacterium genomic DNA includes:
- a CDS encoding class I SAM-dependent methyltransferase → MKDYLKSAWDEENPEHVSVVDELPLWSAPFGLRLLDRVAWRRGIRALDLGCGTGFPLVELAERLGRSSMVYGVDPWERALERCEQKLGTHRIHNVRAMPARGEELPFPDDFFDLIVSNNGINNVADLDRTILECGRVARPGAQALFSMNTDETFREFYALFREALEEAGRKDAVPRVKEHIRLKRPLVAEVWRRIEGAGFLVTEIVEDGFKIRFADGGTMLRHHFIRYWFVPAWSAIPGSRDADRVFTLVEAKLDAVAERDGCVELSVPFVVFDCRYAGR, encoded by the coding sequence ATGAAGGACTACCTGAAAAGCGCCTGGGACGAGGAGAACCCCGAACATGTCTCGGTGGTGGACGAGCTGCCGCTGTGGTCGGCGCCGTTCGGCCTGCGGCTCCTGGATCGCGTCGCCTGGCGGAGGGGGATCCGGGCCCTGGACCTCGGCTGCGGGACGGGGTTCCCCCTGGTGGAACTGGCGGAGCGCCTGGGCCGCTCGAGCATGGTCTACGGCGTGGACCCCTGGGAACGGGCCCTCGAGCGTTGCGAGCAGAAGCTGGGCACGCACCGGATTCACAACGTAAGGGCGATGCCGGCCCGGGGTGAGGAACTGCCCTTCCCGGACGATTTTTTCGACCTGATCGTCTCCAACAACGGGATCAACAACGTGGCCGACCTGGACCGGACCATCCTGGAGTGCGGCCGTGTGGCCCGGCCGGGCGCCCAGGCCCTCTTCTCCATGAACACCGACGAGACCTTCCGGGAGTTCTACGCCCTCTTCCGGGAGGCGCTGGAGGAGGCGGGGCGCAAGGACGCCGTCCCCCGGGTGAAGGAGCACATCCGCCTCAAGCGGCCGCTGGTGGCGGAGGTCTGGCGGCGAATCGAGGGGGCGGGGTTTCTCGTCACGGAGATCGTCGAGGACGGGTTCAAGATCCGCTTCGCCGACGGCGGGACGATGCTACGGCACCACTTCATCCGGTACTGGTTTGTCCCGGCGTGGTCGGCCATCCCCGGTTCGCGGGACGCCGACCGGGTCTTCACCCTGGTGGAGGCGAAGCTGGACGCCGTGGCGGAGCGGGACGGCTGCGTGGAGCTGAGCGTCCCCTTCGTGGTCTTCGACTGCCGCTACGCCGGGCGCTGA
- a CDS encoding prevent-host-death protein: MKTISKSRLKARMLQVFREIEEEGGELIVTDHNQPVLKIVAIPKKKDIRELFADAQGKVVFLEDLTTPTRDEWELT; the protein is encoded by the coding sequence ATGAAGACCATCTCGAAAAGCAGGCTGAAGGCCCGGATGCTGCAAGTATTCAGGGAGATCGAGGAAGAAGGCGGGGAACTGATCGTCACCGACCACAACCAGCCCGTTCTGAAAATCGTCGCCATCCCGAAAAAAAAGGACATTCGTGAACTCTTTGCGGATGCCCAGGGCAAGGTCGTTTTCCTGGAAGACCTTACGACACCGACGCGTGATGAGTGGGAGCTGACGTGA
- a CDS encoding gamma-glutamylcyclotransferase, which translates to MPGTVPRPLFVYGTLMRGEANHRLLEGKAERIVPGRSSGFRMTSLGPFPMIFPAGDDWSVRGELVLLRPEVYRETLWRLDRFEGEGDLFFRRPCRVVTDDGEAHDADVYVGPDHRFREDAAILSGDWREHTRGNTETPNKHGKDP; encoded by the coding sequence ATGCCCGGGACGGTCCCCCGACCCCTCTTCGTGTACGGGACGCTCATGCGCGGCGAGGCGAACCACCGCCTGCTGGAGGGGAAGGCGGAACGGATCGTCCCCGGCCGGTCTTCCGGTTTCCGCATGACCTCCCTCGGCCCCTTCCCCATGATCTTCCCCGCCGGAGACGACTGGAGCGTCCGGGGCGAACTGGTCCTCCTCCGCCCGGAAGTCTACCGGGAAACCCTGTGGCGGCTCGACCGCTTCGAGGGGGAGGGCGATCTCTTCTTCCGCCGCCCGTGCCGGGTGGTCACCGACGACGGCGAGGCGCACGACGCGGACGTCTACGTCGGCCCCGACCACCGGTTCCGGGAGGACGCCGCCATCCTCTCCGGAGACTGGCGCGAACACACCCGGGGGAATACCGAAACCCCCAATAAACACGGTAAGGACCCTTGA
- a CDS encoding DUF1287 domain-containing protein: MPVFPFALAGNRPPAIDPGRLVADARAQVGVTTGYDPAYRVLAYPGGDVPRETGVCTDVLVRAFRGQRLDLQQAVHEDMRAHFREYPDRWGLSAPDPNIDHRRVPNLQTWFRRQGWAVAVTRNPADYRPGDLVTWDLGRGVPHIGIVSDRRTPGGVPLVLHNIGEGAKEEDILFAYTVTGHFRVRR, from the coding sequence CTGCCGGTCTTCCCCTTTGCGCTCGCCGGGAACAGGCCGCCGGCCATCGACCCGGGCCGCCTCGTGGCGGACGCCCGGGCCCAGGTGGGGGTGACCACGGGGTACGACCCCGCCTACCGCGTTCTGGCCTACCCCGGCGGCGACGTGCCACGGGAGACGGGGGTCTGCACCGACGTCCTGGTCCGGGCTTTCCGGGGGCAACGGCTGGACCTGCAGCAGGCGGTCCACGAGGACATGCGGGCCCACTTTCGCGAGTACCCGGACCGCTGGGGCCTCTCCGCGCCCGATCCGAACATCGACCACCGGCGGGTCCCCAACCTGCAGACCTGGTTCCGCCGGCAGGGCTGGGCGGTGGCCGTGACCCGCAACCCCGCGGACTACCGACCGGGGGACCTGGTGACCTGGGACCTGGGGCGGGGGGTCCCCCACATCGGCATCGTCTCCGACCGCCGGACGCCCGGCGGGGTCCCCCTGGTGCTCCACAACATCGGGGAGGGTGCGAAGGAGGAGGACATCCTGTTCGCCTACACGGTGACCGGTCACTTCCGTGTGAGGCGATGA